Proteins co-encoded in one Bacillus infantis NRRL B-14911 genomic window:
- a CDS encoding L-lactate dehydrogenase → MKTNKVNRVVVIGTGAVGCSYAYSMVNQGAAEEIVLIDVNEAKAEGEAMDLNHGMPFAPSPVRLWNGTYDDCREADLVVITAGLPQKPGETRLDLVAKNTGIFKTIVKQIMASGFDGIFLVATNPVDILTYVTWKESGLPKERVIGSGTVLDSARLRFKLGEYFKVDTRNVHAAIIGEHGDTEFPVWSHSSIGIESLGSFLKRKEDVNPDCLEKIFVNVRDAAYDIIQRKGATYYGIGMSLARITKAILHNENCILTISAYLDGEYGEKDLYIGVPAIINREGIREIIEIDLNEKEKEQFSTSAKVLKEIMANTL, encoded by the coding sequence ATGAAAACAAACAAAGTGAACAGGGTTGTTGTAATTGGCACTGGAGCTGTGGGCTGCAGCTATGCATACTCAATGGTCAACCAGGGCGCCGCAGAAGAAATTGTCCTGATCGATGTGAACGAAGCTAAGGCCGAAGGTGAAGCAATGGATCTTAATCACGGAATGCCGTTTGCCCCTTCCCCAGTCAGACTGTGGAACGGAACCTATGATGACTGCAGGGAAGCTGATCTTGTCGTCATCACTGCAGGCTTGCCCCAAAAGCCCGGTGAAACAAGGCTTGACCTTGTAGCGAAGAACACCGGCATTTTCAAAACCATTGTCAAACAGATTATGGCGAGCGGCTTTGACGGCATTTTTCTGGTCGCAACAAATCCGGTTGACATCCTGACATATGTGACGTGGAAAGAATCCGGCCTCCCGAAGGAAAGAGTCATCGGATCAGGCACCGTACTTGATTCAGCCAGGCTGCGCTTTAAGCTGGGCGAGTATTTCAAAGTGGATACAAGGAATGTCCACGCAGCCATCATCGGAGAACACGGAGATACGGAATTCCCTGTTTGGAGCCATAGCAGCATTGGAATTGAATCTCTTGGCAGCTTTTTGAAGCGCAAAGAAGACGTGAACCCGGACTGTCTTGAAAAAATATTCGTCAATGTACGTGATGCAGCCTACGATATCATTCAAAGAAAAGGTGCGACCTATTATGGGATCGGAATGTCACTGGCCAGGATTACGAAAGCAATCCTCCATAACGAAAATTGCATTCTGACCATTTCTGCTTATTTGGACGGCGAATATGGAGAAAAGGACCTTTATATAGGTGTTCCCGCCATCATCAACCGGGAAGGCATCCGTGAAATAATCGAAATCGATCTCAATGAGAAAGAGAAAGAGCAGTTCAGCACCTCTGCGAAAGTATTAAAGGAGATTATGGCCAATACGCTTTGA
- a CDS encoding SRPBCC family protein has protein sequence MTMLKDTRTGLVVSRKFDAPRELVFKAWTEAEHLKNWWGPKGYAMKVTMLELHPKGMFHYSQKSPEGYEIWGRFIFDEISPPDKLVFINSFSDEEGSAVRAPFNSGWPLEVVNHVGFLSSEDQTEIELFASPLNPEEHEQRSFEAALDGLHQEYSSTFSQLDEYLRMIK, from the coding sequence ATGACAATGCTAAAAGATACCCGAACCGGGCTAGTGGTTTCAAGGAAATTCGATGCGCCGCGCGAGCTTGTATTCAAAGCATGGACAGAAGCAGAGCACCTCAAGAACTGGTGGGGCCCAAAAGGTTATGCCATGAAGGTCACCATGCTGGAACTCCATCCAAAAGGAATGTTCCACTATAGCCAAAAGTCTCCCGAAGGATATGAAATATGGGGCCGGTTCATCTTTGATGAAATTTCTCCTCCGGATAAGCTCGTATTTATAAATTCATTTTCAGATGAAGAAGGGAGTGCTGTCCGCGCTCCTTTTAATTCCGGATGGCCTCTTGAAGTGGTCAATCATGTAGGCTTCCTCAGTTCGGAGGATCAAACCGAGATAGAGCTGTTCGCGTCCCCTCTAAATCCTGAAGAACATGAGCAGCGCAGCTTTGAAGCTGCACTTGATGGTTTGCACCAGGAATACTCCAGCACCTTCAGCCAGCTGGATGAATACTTAAGGATGATTAAATAA
- a CDS encoding GNAT family N-acetyltransferase, translating to MKIRRAKDQDAEGIAKVHVETWRTAYRGIINDEYLAALSVEKRTELWHRNIAIPGNIVLVAEENGGIVGFADGSQEETGEYGGFKGNVTCLYVLEEHQGTGLGKALLQELFQAFQKEGIRSAIVKVLKENDACSFYEHTGARLLKDAIPIKIGSGRELELCVYGWKDFNAAF from the coding sequence ATGAAGATCAGGAGAGCGAAGGACCAGGATGCAGAAGGAATCGCCAAAGTCCATGTGGAAACATGGAGGACTGCTTATAGGGGCATTATTAATGATGAATATCTAGCAGCTCTTTCCGTGGAAAAAAGGACCGAACTGTGGCACAGGAATATCGCGATACCCGGAAATATTGTACTTGTGGCAGAGGAAAATGGCGGGATAGTTGGTTTTGCAGACGGAAGCCAAGAGGAAACAGGCGAGTATGGCGGTTTCAAGGGGAATGTCACCTGTCTATATGTGCTGGAAGAGCATCAGGGAACTGGCCTTGGAAAGGCACTCCTGCAAGAGCTTTTTCAAGCATTTCAAAAAGAGGGGATTCGTTCTGCTATCGTAAAGGTGCTGAAAGAAAATGATGCCTGCAGCTTTTATGAACACACGGGTGCAAGACTGCTGAAGGATGCTATCCCAATAAAAATCGGCAGCGGCCGGGAGCTCGAGCTCTGTGTGTATGGATGGAAGGATTTTAACGCTGCATTTTAG
- a CDS encoding GGDEF domain-containing protein, which produces MLKARLFIFFIFFTSLAVASQSEWTVPEMNVYLLALAFYWIFSASYFHLRIHSKLGSSTIDYGITYSLSFGLFAGPAGLLIFETLYRFTVYFTKVKTKTADPDEFVHTFYNIGAFTLNNSIAYFIFQSLYPRMEGIPFGFWLLMLLLITVTAMLSDLYLIIFFSFLGEINTRREAIDFIKSRSVLDMGKIAFTNGFLLLFLQQGKWDMLLGLFLLNYLVSRSFLSKSQSAQHKYERDKFEQMAYTDFLTGVHNRAFMDQKMKELDKAQETVGIIVADIDKFKLINDSYNHAVGDCVIRHFADCLKRVLTEEDVLIRSGGEEFTLFLRGRNFNQCSKLIEDINRGLLEKPAEADFHGKRIQIGYTASFGLYYGKVNTETPMEKAYILADQLLFQAKDLGRNRVSAKNGLVSLEAIGS; this is translated from the coding sequence ATGCTAAAGGCGCGATTATTTATCTTTTTTATTTTCTTCACCTCACTTGCTGTTGCTTCCCAATCGGAATGGACGGTTCCGGAGATGAATGTATATCTCCTGGCCCTTGCTTTTTATTGGATCTTTTCTGCTTCTTATTTCCATCTTAGGATACACAGCAAGCTGGGCAGCTCGACCATTGACTATGGCATTACCTACAGCCTTTCATTCGGACTTTTCGCCGGGCCAGCAGGGCTGCTGATATTCGAGACGCTCTATCGCTTTACGGTTTATTTTACAAAAGTGAAGACCAAAACAGCAGATCCTGATGAATTCGTCCATACCTTTTACAATATCGGTGCCTTTACGCTGAATAACAGCATTGCCTATTTCATCTTTCAATCTCTGTATCCCAGGATGGAAGGCATCCCATTCGGCTTCTGGCTGCTGATGCTGCTGCTTATTACCGTGACAGCCATGCTGTCTGACCTTTATTTGATCATTTTCTTCTCGTTCCTTGGAGAAATCAATACGCGCAGGGAGGCAATCGATTTTATTAAAAGCAGGAGTGTCCTTGATATGGGAAAGATCGCTTTTACAAACGGATTCCTCCTTCTTTTCCTCCAGCAAGGGAAATGGGATATGCTCCTTGGCCTGTTCCTGCTGAATTATCTTGTGAGCCGGTCTTTCCTTTCCAAGTCACAGAGTGCACAGCATAAATATGAGCGCGATAAATTTGAGCAGATGGCATATACCGACTTTCTCACAGGTGTCCATAACCGCGCCTTCATGGATCAGAAAATGAAGGAATTGGACAAGGCCCAGGAAACGGTTGGGATCATAGTGGCCGATATAGACAAATTTAAACTGATCAATGACTCTTATAACCACGCAGTAGGCGACTGCGTTATCAGGCATTTTGCGGATTGCCTGAAAAGGGTGCTCACAGAGGAAGATGTCCTTATCCGGAGCGGCGGAGAGGAATTCACTCTTTTCCTCCGCGGCAGGAACTTTAATCAATGCAGCAAGCTGATTGAAGATATTAACCGGGGGCTTTTGGAAAAGCCGGCTGAAGCCGATTTCCACGGAAAAAGGATTCAGATAGGCTATACAGCCTCTTTCGGTCTTTATTATGGGAAGGTGAACACAGAAACTCCAATGGAAAAAGCCTATATCCTGGCAGACCAGCTGCTTTTTCAGGCAAAAGATCTTGGCAGGAACCGTGTTTCGGCCAAGAACGGTTTAGTCAGCCTGGAAGCTATAGGGTCTTAG
- a CDS encoding catalase, with amino-acid sequence MKDNRNVNESSKNEQLEQFRTDDRGEKLTTNQGVKVSEDEFSLKAGVRGPTLLEDFHFREKMTHFDHERIPERVVHARGFAAHGEFQVYESMKKYTKAKFLQDPAVKTPVFVRFSTVVGFRGSAETVRDVRGFATKFYTEEGNYDLVGNNMPVFFIQDAIKFPDLVHAIKPEPHNEMPQASAAHDTFWDFVANNQESAHMIMWALSDRALPRSFRMMEGFGVHTFRLVNEEGISHFVKFHWKPVLGVHSLVWDEAQKIAGKDPDFNRRDLWESIEQGNYPEFELGIQVIKEEDEFSFDFDILDPTKLWPEEDIPVQIIGKMTLNRNVDNVFAETEQVAFHPGHVVPGIDFTNDPLLQGRLFSYTDTQLLRLGGPNFHEIPINRPVCPFHNNQRDGFHRQTINKGPVSYHNNSIANNTPSPASEEEGGYVHYQEKVEGRKVRARSDSFKDHFSQAKLFWNSMSGPEKQHIIDAFSFELGKVKSKSIQQQVVDMFANVDLEMTREFAKNIGAVPPEEGGSAVTKSSPALSQEKTKKLPATRKVGVIAADGFNGEIMKVLEALKAEGIMPVIISSRLGKIKGSDGSELEVQDTFLTTESVLVDAIYATGGSGGTKKFQQDAAYFIHEAFAHYKPIGVTHEGRNWLENSGKNNAAGIVLGDGAESFAEEFIQAIAQHRFWERELV; translated from the coding sequence ATGAAAGATAACCGCAATGTAAATGAATCCAGCAAAAACGAACAGCTGGAGCAATTCAGGACAGACGACCGTGGAGAAAAGCTGACAACCAATCAGGGAGTCAAAGTATCAGAGGACGAGTTCTCGCTTAAAGCCGGTGTCCGGGGGCCTACCTTGCTGGAGGATTTTCATTTCCGGGAAAAAATGACTCATTTTGACCACGAACGGATCCCCGAGCGGGTCGTTCATGCACGCGGCTTTGCAGCGCATGGGGAATTCCAGGTATATGAATCTATGAAAAAGTATACAAAGGCAAAGTTCCTGCAGGACCCTGCTGTGAAAACCCCTGTATTTGTAAGATTCTCAACGGTCGTCGGCTTCCGGGGATCAGCCGAGACTGTCAGGGATGTGCGCGGGTTTGCGACAAAGTTTTATACAGAAGAAGGCAATTATGACCTGGTAGGCAATAATATGCCGGTATTTTTTATACAGGATGCCATTAAGTTCCCGGATCTTGTTCATGCAATCAAGCCTGAGCCGCATAATGAAATGCCGCAGGCTTCTGCTGCCCACGATACCTTCTGGGATTTTGTCGCCAACAATCAGGAATCCGCCCATATGATCATGTGGGCTTTGTCAGACCGCGCATTGCCAAGAAGCTTCCGCATGATGGAAGGGTTTGGCGTCCATACATTCCGCCTTGTGAATGAGGAGGGTATCTCGCATTTTGTGAAATTCCACTGGAAGCCTGTGCTTGGCGTCCATTCCCTCGTCTGGGACGAAGCACAGAAAATAGCCGGCAAGGATCCTGATTTTAACCGCAGGGATCTTTGGGAGTCTATTGAACAGGGCAACTATCCAGAATTCGAGCTGGGGATCCAGGTGATAAAAGAAGAAGACGAATTCTCCTTTGATTTCGATATACTTGATCCTACGAAACTCTGGCCGGAGGAGGACATACCCGTCCAAATCATTGGAAAAATGACGCTTAACCGGAATGTAGACAATGTTTTTGCGGAGACTGAGCAGGTCGCTTTCCACCCGGGCCATGTAGTGCCGGGGATTGATTTTACCAATGATCCGCTGCTGCAGGGGCGCTTGTTCTCCTATACTGATACACAGCTCCTTCGTCTGGGAGGGCCAAACTTCCATGAGATACCGATTAACCGCCCGGTTTGCCCTTTCCATAACAACCAGCGGGATGGTTTCCACCGGCAGACCATCAACAAGGGACCGGTGAGCTATCATAATAACTCAATCGCCAATAATACCCCTTCTCCTGCGTCAGAGGAAGAGGGCGGGTATGTTCATTACCAGGAGAAGGTCGAGGGTCGCAAGGTGAGGGCGAGGAGCGATAGCTTCAAGGACCACTTTTCACAGGCGAAGCTTTTCTGGAACAGTATGAGCGGACCGGAAAAGCAGCATATCATCGATGCGTTCAGCTTTGAACTCGGCAAAGTGAAGAGCAAGTCGATCCAGCAGCAGGTTGTGGACATGTTTGCCAATGTCGATCTTGAAATGACAAGAGAATTTGCAAAAAATATCGGGGCAGTCCCTCCTGAAGAGGGCGGTTCTGCTGTAACAAAATCCTCGCCTGCACTCAGCCAGGAAAAAACGAAGAAGCTCCCTGCAACACGCAAGGTGGGAGTCATTGCCGCTGATGGATTTAATGGAGAAATCATGAAGGTACTGGAAGCCTTGAAGGCAGAAGGCATTATGCCCGTCATAATCAGCAGCAGGCTCGGGAAGATTAAAGGCTCTGATGGAAGCGAGCTTGAAGTCCAAGATACATTCCTTACCACTGAATCTGTCTTGGTGGATGCCATATATGCCACAGGAGGCAGTGGCGGGACAAAGAAATTTCAGCAGGATGCAGCCTATTTCATCCATGAGGCCTTCGCTCACTATAAGCCGATCGGAGTGACTCATGAAGGCAGGAACTGGCTTGAAAACAGCGGTAAAAACAATGCTGCAGGAATTGTACTTGGAGATGGAGCGGAAAGCTTCGCAGAGGAGTTTATCCAGGCAATTGCCCAGCACCGCTTTTGGGAGCGGGAGCTGGTATAA
- a CDS encoding metal-dependent hydrolase, which yields MNGTAHMTVGAVIGFMAANAVQSSPAETLVLVGIGTASALLPDADIDGKLSNKITISHKAIRSIAQTIGLLMCLYSFLEGGDQERWLGMGAGAAIVILASFITKRRMLTVTGIGIAAGGLSLQESWLLLLGIYIIAASFVSHRTYTHSAAGLIFFGVIAYQLDSSLGIEGVFKTCMAAYASHLITDMKFLPFNRRGIKLLLPFSSKEI from the coding sequence ATGAACGGAACAGCGCATATGACAGTCGGGGCAGTCATTGGATTTATGGCAGCAAATGCCGTGCAATCAAGCCCTGCGGAAACTCTTGTACTAGTGGGGATCGGCACAGCTTCAGCCCTCTTGCCGGATGCCGATATCGACGGCAAGCTCAGCAATAAAATTACGATATCACATAAAGCAATCCGCTCGATTGCCCAGACGATAGGGCTTTTGATGTGTTTGTACAGCTTTCTTGAAGGAGGAGATCAGGAGCGCTGGCTCGGAATGGGGGCTGGTGCAGCCATTGTAATCCTGGCATCCTTCATCACGAAGAGGAGGATGCTGACGGTTACAGGAATCGGGATAGCGGCCGGCGGCTTGTCTCTTCAGGAAAGCTGGCTTTTGCTTTTGGGCATATACATCATTGCAGCATCATTTGTCTCCCATAGGACCTACACGCATTCAGCGGCTGGCCTGATTTTCTTTGGGGTGATTGCCTATCAGCTCGATAGCTCCCTTGGGATAGAAGGAGTCTTTAAGACCTGCATGGCTGCCTATGCGAGCCATCTTATCACCGATATGAAGTTTTTACCTTTTAACAGGCGCGGCATTAAATTATTGCTGCCATTTTCATCAAAAGAGATATGA
- a CDS encoding GNAT family N-acetyltransferase, translated as MKMTDRLKRIIHLAEGERVETGCRFIQPEHLLSGCLLERTGAFAELANKCRLDISSLRSASVKNSEEGGSLLLGFPAEISEETKVVMEAAAGYMKKYGQMILNEGHLLKALLSCDCLADLAGKEDKQQMLAVGAAARDLAVHLASYSPPDKLLSAVRRAGKKDREMLAAFAEAHFSAEWAQTAEAGMEQEEPPVYIAFSGDGELIGFAVFDSYKGKKGYFGPMGVAGGIREKGTGSALLHACLKNMKEIGYEYAVIGGAGPIEFYEKSCQAVVIPYPD; from the coding sequence ATGAAGATGACAGACCGCCTGAAAAGGATCATCCACTTGGCAGAAGGAGAACGGGTGGAGACTGGCTGCCGGTTTATCCAGCCGGAGCATCTGCTATCAGGGTGCCTGCTTGAAAGGACCGGGGCATTTGCGGAACTGGCGAATAAGTGCCGTTTAGACATAAGCAGCCTCCGCTCAGCCTCAGTCAAAAATTCTGAAGAAGGGGGGAGCTTGCTGCTTGGATTTCCGGCAGAGATATCTGAGGAAACAAAGGTCGTGATGGAGGCGGCGGCTGGATATATGAAGAAATACGGCCAGATGATCCTTAATGAAGGCCATCTCCTGAAGGCGCTGCTTTCCTGTGATTGTCTTGCTGATTTGGCAGGGAAGGAAGATAAACAGCAGATGCTAGCAGTCGGGGCAGCAGCCAGAGATTTAGCTGTACATCTGGCATCGTACTCACCGCCTGACAAGCTGCTCTCTGCGGTCAGGAGAGCAGGGAAAAAGGATAGAGAGATGCTTGCCGCATTTGCAGAAGCCCATTTTTCGGCTGAATGGGCCCAAACGGCTGAAGCTGGGATGGAGCAGGAGGAACCGCCGGTCTACATAGCTTTCAGTGGAGACGGGGAACTGATTGGGTTTGCAGTATTTGATTCATACAAGGGCAAAAAGGGATATTTCGGGCCGATGGGAGTGGCTGGAGGCATTCGGGAAAAAGGAACAGGAAGCGCCCTTCTCCATGCCTGCCTGAAGAATATGAAAGAAATCGGCTATGAATATGCGGTCATCGGCGGGGCGGGGCCAATTGAATTCTATGAAAAGTCGTGCCAGGCTGTCGTCATTCCATATCCGGATTAA
- a CDS encoding DUF1801 domain-containing protein produces MYEQKTRENDKSVEEFIENVDSPKKRQDAYRLIEIFEDTSRYKAKMWGESIIGFGSYHYKYKTGHEGDAPLVGFSPRKAKISLYFATGDTQRGELLERFGKHTAGKACVYINKLADVDEEVLRELILQSIRFLRNTYPES; encoded by the coding sequence ATGTACGAGCAGAAGACGAGGGAAAATGATAAAAGTGTAGAAGAATTCATTGAAAATGTAGACAGCCCGAAGAAACGGCAGGATGCATACAGACTGATTGAAATTTTTGAAGATACAAGCAGATACAAGGCGAAGATGTGGGGAGAGAGCATTATCGGATTTGGATCTTATCATTATAAATATAAGACCGGGCATGAAGGAGACGCACCGCTTGTCGGCTTTTCCCCGAGGAAGGCAAAGATCAGCCTCTATTTTGCCACAGGAGACACTCAAAGGGGAGAACTGCTTGAAAGATTCGGCAAGCATACAGCCGGCAAGGCCTGTGTGTACATCAATAAGCTGGCAGATGTGGATGAAGAGGTATTAAGGGAGCTGATTCTCCAATCGATCCGATTTCTAAGGAATACATATCCGGAATCCTAG
- a CDS encoding cytochrome P450, protein MNGQIPHDKSLDNSLTLMKEGYEFIPNRKERYGTELFEARLLGQKVICMSGQEAARLFYDTDRFKRNGAAPKRIQKTLFGENAIQTMDGDAHIHRKLLFMSLMTPPHQKRLAGMVMNEWKAAAAKWQEDGREVVLMEEAKVILCRTACAWAGVPLKQEDEKERAEEFADMVDAFGAVGPRHWKGRHARGSSEDWIRGLIEDVRDGKLAAEEGTALYEMAFHKNLDGTHLDSQMAAVELINVLRPIVAISTFIAFSALALNGHPRYKEMLQTRSGSELEMFVQEVRRFYPFGPFLGAIVRKDFIWNEAEFKEGMLVLLDIYGTNHDPLLWEEPYEFRPERFENWDGSLFDLIPQGGGDASKGHRCPGEGITIEVMKASLDFLVNEIDYSVPENQDLSFSLSRMPTFPESGFIMSNIKKK, encoded by the coding sequence ATGAACGGGCAGATTCCTCATGATAAAAGTCTTGATAACAGCCTTACTTTAATGAAGGAAGGCTACGAATTTATTCCTAACAGAAAAGAACGGTACGGAACAGAGCTTTTTGAAGCCCGGCTGCTCGGGCAAAAGGTGATTTGCATGAGCGGACAAGAAGCGGCTCGGCTATTCTATGATACAGACCGTTTCAAAAGAAACGGGGCCGCTCCCAAACGGATACAAAAAACATTGTTTGGTGAAAATGCCATCCAGACGATGGACGGTGACGCCCATATCCACCGTAAACTGTTGTTCATGTCCCTGATGACGCCTCCCCACCAAAAAAGGCTTGCCGGGATGGTCATGAATGAATGGAAGGCAGCGGCAGCCAAATGGCAGGAAGACGGCCGTGAAGTTGTGCTGATGGAAGAAGCAAAGGTTATTCTCTGCCGCACAGCCTGTGCATGGGCGGGTGTCCCGCTGAAGCAGGAGGATGAAAAAGAGAGAGCTGAAGAGTTTGCCGATATGGTAGACGCCTTCGGGGCGGTTGGTCCCCGCCATTGGAAAGGCAGGCATGCGAGGGGCAGCTCAGAAGACTGGATACGGGGTCTTATCGAGGATGTCAGAGATGGAAAGCTGGCTGCAGAAGAAGGTACTGCCCTGTATGAAATGGCCTTCCACAAAAATCTGGATGGGACTCATCTTGATTCACAAATGGCCGCTGTCGAGCTCATCAATGTTCTCCGCCCGATTGTTGCCATTTCGACTTTCATTGCCTTTTCTGCCCTTGCCCTTAACGGTCATCCCCGCTATAAGGAGATGCTGCAGACCCGCAGCGGCAGCGAGCTTGAAATGTTTGTCCAGGAAGTGCGGCGCTTTTATCCTTTCGGTCCGTTCCTTGGAGCGATTGTACGCAAAGACTTCATCTGGAATGAGGCGGAATTCAAAGAGGGGATGCTTGTCCTTCTCGACATTTACGGAACCAACCATGACCCGCTGCTTTGGGAGGAACCGTACGAATTCCGGCCGGAGCGTTTCGAAAATTGGGACGGCAGCCTTTTTGACCTGATCCCTCAAGGCGGCGGCGATGCCTCGAAAGGCCACCGCTGTCCCGGAGAAGGCATAACGATTGAGGTTATGAAAGCAAGCCTTGACTTCCTCGTGAACGAGATCGACTATTCTGTTCCGGAGAATCAGGACTTGAGCTTCAGCCTTTCCAGGATGCCGACATTTCCAGAGAGCGGCTTTATTATGAGCAATATTAAAAAGAAATGA
- a CDS encoding YfhE family protein — MADKKPPYKGFNTEQNNGLSDTQEVNYSSDFKKAYKAEKKQDSDSSEKSE; from the coding sequence ATGGCAGACAAAAAACCACCATACAAAGGGTTCAACACAGAGCAGAACAACGGGCTCTCCGATACCCAGGAAGTGAACTACAGCAGTGATTTCAAGAAAGCCTATAAAGCTGAAAAGAAACAAGACTCCGATTCCAGCGAAAAAAGTGAATGA
- a CDS encoding cold-shock protein codes for MATGKVKWFNAEKGFGFIETSEGQDVFVHFSAIQGEGFKTLDEGQEVSFDIEEGQRGPQASNVVKG; via the coding sequence ATGGCTACAGGTAAAGTTAAATGGTTTAATGCAGAAAAAGGATTCGGATTCATCGAAACTTCAGAAGGTCAAGATGTATTCGTTCACTTCTCAGCTATCCAAGGCGAAGGTTTCAAAACTCTTGACGAAGGTCAAGAAGTTTCTTTCGACATCGAAGAAGGTCAGCGCGGACCTCAAGCTTCTAACGTAGTTAAAGGCTAA
- a CDS encoding 2OG-Fe(II) oxygenase, with protein MDSEMGKKISTLDWEALHQSLDEAGFVKLGTLLSPAQCDSLIGMYEDESLYRSTINMERYRFGEGEYKYFADPLPPLLQELRSAFYPELAKAANRWLALLGKEPAYPGTLEEFLEECRQHGQERTTPLILKYEQGGYNCLHQDLYGDVFFPFQVLFTLSRRGQDYTGGESLLVEQRPRAQSRGHVITLEQGEALIFPTSSRPVQGKRGYYKNTVRHGVSTLSSGTRYGLGIIFHNAK; from the coding sequence ATGGACAGCGAAATGGGCAAAAAGATAAGCACACTTGATTGGGAGGCGCTTCATCAATCCTTGGATGAGGCTGGATTTGTAAAATTAGGCACCCTCCTATCCCCCGCGCAATGCGATTCTCTTATCGGTATGTATGAGGATGAAAGCCTTTATCGAAGCACCATCAATATGGAGCGCTACCGTTTTGGGGAAGGTGAATACAAGTACTTCGCGGATCCCCTTCCCCCTCTTTTGCAGGAGCTCCGCTCAGCTTTTTACCCTGAGCTTGCGAAAGCTGCCAACCGCTGGCTTGCCTTGCTTGGCAAAGAGCCTGCCTATCCCGGCACCCTGGAGGAATTTCTGGAAGAGTGCAGGCAGCACGGACAGGAACGGACAACCCCGCTTATCCTGAAATATGAGCAGGGAGGCTACAACTGCCTGCACCAGGATCTTTACGGAGATGTGTTTTTTCCTTTCCAGGTATTATTTACTTTGAGCAGAAGAGGACAGGATTACACCGGCGGTGAGTCTCTTCTCGTAGAACAGCGCCCAAGAGCGCAAAGCCGCGGGCATGTGATTACGCTCGAACAGGGTGAGGCCCTGATTTTCCCAACGAGCAGCAGGCCGGTCCAGGGGAAAAGAGGCTATTATAAGAACACTGTCCGCCACGGTGTCAGTACACTCTCCTCCGGTACCAGGTATGGATTAGGAATCATCTTCCACAATGCAAAATAA